A window of the Phragmites australis chromosome 20, lpPhrAust1.1, whole genome shotgun sequence genome harbors these coding sequences:
- the LOC133902326 gene encoding probable sodium/metabolite cotransporter BASS5, chloroplastic, translating to MPPSRRGPTSPASTRVPAGGLTGRTASCRRLRRARRRAFHGVEQGSGLAGRRCVWASASGSFEQDSSGEDVVLPSQVVEEGKVDLPKILKSANSIIPHIVLGSTILALVYPPSFTWFTTRYYAPALGFLMFAVGVNSSLTDFIEAIKRPDAITAGYIGLNIKPLLEFPFWHCCRLKP from the exons ATGCCGCCGTCCAGACGCGGGCCCACCTCGCCGGCGTCCACTCGTGTACCGGCCGGCGGCCTCACGGGACGGACCGCATCTTGCCGTCGCCTccggcgagctcgccgccgcgcgTTTCATGGCGTAG AGCAGGGATCTGGTCTGGCTGGTAGGAGGTGCGTCTGGGCGAGCGCGAGTGGTTCCTTCGAGCAAGATAGCAGTGGGGAGGACGTGGTATTGCCTTCTCAG GTAGTGGAGGAGGGTAAAGTAGATTTGCCGAAGATTCTAAAGAGTGCCAATTCCATTATTCCCCATATAGTATTGGGGAGCACAATTCTTGCTCTGGTATATCCGCCTTCATTTACATGGTTCACAACCAG GTACTATGCACCAGCTTTGGGATTCTTGATGTTTGCTGTAGGTGTAAACTCAAGCCTGACAGATTTTATTGAAGCAATAAAAAGGCCAGATGCTATCACTGCAGGTTATATCGGACTCAATATCAAACCTTTGCTTGAATTTCCTTTTTGGCACTGTTGTAGGTTAAAACCTTAG